In a single window of the Vibrio celticus genome:
- the aceB gene encoding malate synthase A, protein MMNDVKEREEVQCMQVLGNMDNSEYKEILSKDALKFLEALVNKFGDRRHALLSDRDTKQAQYDEGELPNFRKDTISIRQNKEWKVATPPPELLDRRVEITGPIERKMVINALNSGAKVFMCCFEDASSPTWANMVEGQINLRDANLGTISYFDEKKQKRYQLNDDPALLIARPRGIHLPEQSIQFNNQPIGGCLMDFALYFFHNYQSRAQQGLGVYYYIPKLESMEEAQWWDDIFSFTENYFQVPKSTIRATVLIETLPAVFQMEEILYAMRDHIVAMNCGRWDYIFSYIKTLKNHKDRILPDRHGIGMDQEFLNAYSQLLVRTCHARGALAMGGMSAFIPAKDPQEMARVTAKVIEDKQRESQNGHDGTWVAHPALVDLAMSIFDKHLDGKVNQMDFQSPEHVINADTLLKPCEGSRDEAGVRKNIRIALYYIEAWIQGYGCVPIYGLMEDAATAEISRANIWQWIHHGVTLDDGQTFTKSLFHSWLYQELDTIKHEVGDSRYAAGRFEETADLFYQLSTAEEFAAFLTLPSYGLLQESS, encoded by the coding sequence ATGATGAATGACGTAAAAGAGAGAGAAGAAGTACAGTGTATGCAGGTACTCGGGAATATGGACAACTCCGAGTACAAAGAGATCTTGTCTAAAGATGCATTAAAATTCTTAGAAGCTCTCGTCAATAAGTTTGGAGATCGCCGTCATGCCCTGCTAAGTGACCGCGACACAAAACAAGCTCAGTATGACGAGGGAGAGCTACCCAATTTCAGAAAAGACACCATTTCCATTCGTCAGAATAAAGAGTGGAAGGTGGCAACGCCTCCACCAGAACTGCTTGATCGCCGCGTAGAGATCACCGGGCCTATCGAAAGAAAGATGGTGATCAACGCGCTAAACTCAGGCGCGAAAGTCTTCATGTGCTGCTTTGAAGATGCGTCTTCTCCTACTTGGGCCAATATGGTCGAAGGGCAAATCAACCTAAGAGATGCCAACCTTGGCACCATTAGTTACTTCGATGAAAAGAAGCAGAAGCGTTACCAATTAAACGACGATCCTGCACTGCTTATCGCACGCCCACGAGGGATCCACCTTCCTGAGCAATCCATCCAATTCAACAATCAGCCTATCGGCGGTTGCTTGATGGACTTCGCCTTGTACTTTTTCCACAACTATCAATCACGTGCACAACAAGGTTTAGGGGTTTACTACTACATTCCAAAACTTGAAAGCATGGAAGAAGCACAATGGTGGGACGATATTTTCAGCTTCACCGAAAACTATTTCCAAGTACCCAAAAGCACCATTCGCGCGACAGTATTGATCGAAACGCTACCAGCCGTGTTCCAGATGGAAGAGATCTTGTACGCAATGCGTGATCATATCGTGGCGATGAACTGTGGTCGTTGGGATTACATCTTCAGCTACATCAAAACGCTGAAGAACCATAAAGACCGCATCCTGCCTGACCGCCATGGGATCGGTATGGATCAAGAGTTCCTAAATGCCTACAGCCAGTTGTTAGTGCGTACTTGTCATGCTCGTGGCGCACTGGCGATGGGTGGTATGTCAGCCTTTATTCCAGCGAAAGACCCGCAAGAAATGGCGCGAGTGACGGCCAAAGTCATTGAAGACAAACAGAGAGAATCTCAAAACGGACACGATGGCACTTGGGTCGCACACCCGGCACTGGTTGATTTAGCGATGTCGATCTTCGATAAGCACCTCGATGGCAAAGTAAACCAAATGGATTTCCAAAGCCCAGAACATGTGATCAACGCCGACACTCTACTCAAGCCTTGTGAGGGCAGTCGCGACGAAGCAGGAGTACGTAAAAATATACGCATCGCGCTGTATTACATCGAAGCTTGGATCCAAGGCTACGGTTGTGTACCTATCTACGGCCTTATGGAAGATGCGGCGACCGCAGAGATCTCGAGAGCCAATATCTGGCAGTGGATCCACCACGGGGTAACGCTCGATGATGGCCAAACCTTTACCAAATCACTATTCCACTCTTGGCTTTACCAAGAGCTAGACACCATAAAACATGAAGTCGGAGACTCGCGCTATGCAGCAGGTCGATTTGAAGAGACAGCTGATCTTTTCTATCAACTTTCTACAGCCGAAGAGTTCGCCGCCTTCCTAACTTTACCCAGCTATGGGCTGTT